Sequence from the Pseudocalidococcus azoricus BACA0444 genome:
GCTTTCCGGAATCACAGGTTGGCCGGTGAATCAATCTCTGGCCCTAGGGGTGCTTGTGGGGATGATTTTTATTGCCACCATTGCCCGCGCCCCGATTCAGCCCTGGTTAGGAGTTTGGTATCACTGGTGGATTTCGTTACGAGTCCGCCGCGATGCCTCTTACCAGGCCCTAGTGAAAATTCTCAGTTTGCCCCTCGAGTTTTATGACGAACATAATCCCGGTCGGATTGCTGCCAGGGTGGCCAAGGGCCTCTCTAATCACACCTGGACATACCCGGAAGTGGCGGGGCAGTTAATTCCTAAATTAGTCCGCGTCTTGGGGATTGTCTTCGCCCTGGCCTGGTTGGAATGGCCCGTCGCCTTGGGGATTTTTCTTTCTTTTCTCTTTGTTTTGGCCTTCACCGTCCGCACCCTCCACTATCTAATGGGGCGAGAGGCCGTCTTAGATGCCTATATCGAGAATACGGAAAGCCGCACCTCGGAAATTATCACCAACATCAAAACCGTTAAGGCCTTTGCCACCGAAAACCGCGAACTTTTGCGCCAGGCCAGACGCTTAGACCGGGAACGAACCCTCGTCATTGAACGCATCCATCGGGGCTATGTTTGGCTCCTCACCTGGCAGTCCTCGGTGATTCAGTTTTGTTTATTTACGGTCTTGGGCTTTTCGTTGATCAATACCATCGGGGGGCGGATTTCCCTCGGGCATTTCATCACGATTTATACCCTTGCCAGTATGGCCTATGCCGAACTCAGCCCAATTAGCACCTTGATGGAAGTCTTTGCCCGCCGCTATGCCTCCATGGTGCGGTTCCATGAATTGATGGACTTACCCAGTGGTGCTGATGCCAGCGATCCCCAGGCCCCGGAATTCATCACCCCGCTGAAATTCACGGGTAAAGTCCATTTTGCCGCCCTTAGTTTTGGCTATGACCCACAGCGACCCGTCTTAAAGGATATAAATCTGGTCATTCCGGCCTGTAGTACGGTGGCCTTGGTGGGGCGGTCGGGGTCGGGCAAATCAACCCTGATTAAACTCCTGTTTCGCTACTTTGAACCCCAATCGGGGCGGATTTTAATGGATGGCCAAGACATTCGTGATTTAGATGTCAGAGCTTATCGGCAACGGCTAGGCATTGTCCATCAAGAGGTAGATGTCTTTAACGGCACGATTTTAGAAAACCTTACCTATGCCAACCCCAATGCCAGTCCCGAGGCCGTTGCGGCTGCTTGCGAGATGGCCCAAGTGGATGCCTTTATTGATCACCTACCCAATGGCTACGGCACGATGGTGGGGGAACGGGGGGTGAGGCTGTCGGGAGGCCAACGGCAACGGTTAGGCATTGCTCGAGCCTTGTTAGCAGATCCCGATGTTTTAGTTTTTGATGAGGCGACTTCCAGTTTGGACTATGAGTCGGAGCAGGAAATTCAACGGGCCTTACAGCGGATTGCCGGAACCCGAACGATGTTGATTATTGCCCACCGCTTAAGTACTGTCCGAGATGCGGATCAAATTATTGTTCTGGATCAGGGCACCATTCAGGAGGTCGGCTCCCACGCTGAATTATTGATCCGGGATGGAATTTATGCCCATCTTGATCGCATCCAGGCCGGTCGTCCCGATGGCTTCAATCTCCTCTAAGACCCGTGACTAGGAGTATCTCGCCCCATCCAGCCCTAAACTGCATGAACAATCCCTGTGATCCGGTAAAACTGAAGGGCAGCCCCAAAACTTGCACGGGGTCTGTAATGTTGGGGATGATGGGATCGTCAAGGCAGATGGGCCAAGTGAGTTGAATAACCGGTGCTGAAGTGGGTGAATAGCAAACGAATTAGGGGCCATTGGCTGGCCTGGGGCCTGGGCTTGGGTCTTGGTTTAACACTGATGTTGGCTTGGGTGGGTTCCGCCGGATGGGCCACAGGCACTAAAGCTCCCCCTTCCACGACACAACTTCAGCAATGGCAGGAAACGATTAAACAATATCAAGTCGGCGTGAGTCAAAAAAAGGAAGAACTGGAACGGATTGAAACCGCTGCCCGCCAACGCCTCCAGGCCCTACAAACCAGCATCCAGTTAACCGATGATCAAATTGCTACGGCTGAAGCCAACATTGCCACCGCCGTTGCCCAACTCGAGGATTTGGAAGCCCAACAAAAGCAAGCCGCCGCCAAGTACCAGGCCCAGTTTGATCTCACAGCGGTGCGCCTGCGCTTTTTACAACAACAACGGAGCCAAAATACCTGGGCTTTTCTCCTCGACAGTGGCAGCTTGAATCAATTTCTCACCCGTAGGCAACGGCTAAAACAGCTATACCAGGCCGACCAACGCCAACTGATTACCCTCAAGGCCGAACAGGACAAAATTCAACGGCAACAACAACTGATTACGGCCAAACAACAGCAGATTGCCTACCTAAAACGTCAACTGGAGGTTCAGAAAAACACCCTCACCACCCAGGCCAAGAGCCAAGATCAGATGGTGAATAAACTCAGCCAAGATCGACAAATCCTCGAAAACGCTGAAGCCCAACTGGATCAAGATGCCGAAACCCTGACCCTGCTGATCCAACAACGCCTTGGCTATGTCACTCCCCAACCTGGCCCGATTACTGGCACTGGACGCTTAAGTTATCCAATTCGGGCCCCGATTACCAGTACCTTTGGCTGGCGGATTCATCCAATTTTAGGTACCCAACGCTTTCACAATGGCCTGGACTTTGGCGCACCCACCGGAACTCCGATTCAAGCCGCAGAACGGGGGCGGGTGATTTATGCGGGCTGGTATGGGGGCTATGGCAACGCGGTGATTGTGGATCATGGCAATGGCGCGACAACTCTCTATGCCCATGCCAGTCGCCTAGTGGTTGCCGAAGGGGATGTGGTGCAGCGGGGACAGGTGCTGGCCTTGGTGGGTTCCACGGGTTTGTCCACAGGCCCCCATTTACACTTTGAAGTCCGAATTAATGGTGAACCCCAGGATCCAAGTTATTACCTCTGAGCCGGACAATGATCCTAAACTCCATGTCTAAGGCTATGGTCTGTGGTGTAACATCATTAAGGCTGGGGTGGTTTTTACCGATGGCCGCACTGATCTGGAGTATTTAGGGTTTTTTAGGCTTGAAATGAATTGATGGAGACACAGAACCCCACCACGGCTTTGCCCCCACCCCTGGAATCCAGTCCCATACCCCTACTGGCGAAATTACCAAATCCCCCAGGCCTGGCCAGCTGTCCGCGCCGGGCCCGTTGGCAGTTGGATTTAATGCTGATGGCCCTTGAGTCTTTAGATTTAACTGCGGCGGAAGCGATGCTGCAAATTGTTAAGGACTTAAACTTAACGGTAATGATTCCCAACCGGGTCGTGTTTTGGTTATTGCGCTCCACCAATCCATTTCGCAACTTAGCCCAACGGCTACCCATGCCCTTAGATGAAGGGAAGGTGCTGGCGATGATTGTTTGTGATTTAGCCCGCCGCCAAACTGCGAATCTGCGTCATTTAGTCTTTGTGATCCCCCAAATTGAACAACAAAATCTCGACTATGCGGCCTATGCTCCCTTGGCTGAGTATTTAGATCGGTTTCGCCGAAACTTTCGCAAGCGGATGAACTTAAATCGCTCCAGTTTGTTGATTTATCGGGATACCGCCAAGTTGGATGAATTAGCCATCAAACTCTTGCCCCAGTTGTTGTTTTGTACGGGAACGGCTGGCCTGGAGCGGTTATGGTTTAGTTTGTTTGACGGGGAAATTGAGGCTTAGGAACTCGATCATGCTCAATCAACGCCACTATAGTTTGCCCAATTGTGTCATTACTCTGGAGGGGATGAGTAGCCAGGCCGGGAATAGTCTCCTGCTGGATTTGGTGACCTCTTGTCAAATTCAAATTATCGGGGAGTCGGAACCCCTAAAAGGCGGTCGGGAATTTTTAGAAGCCTTGATTGCAGCGATCAATCCCGTGATTCAAACTTGGCTGAGTGGGGTTAAGCCCTTAAAACATTGGTTTCAGTTGCCGGATCAGAATCAAGTCACCAAAATCCATGTCCAGGCCCAAACCCCCGATGCCCACTCATTCTTAATTTTGATCCCCAAGCAACTCCTGGTTCCCACAATCACCGATACCACTACTACGGATACCCCAGCCCCAGAGACTAAGGACTTTCTAGAGCTAAAACTGTCCACGGTGCAAATGTTTGATTTAGTGGAAGCCTTGGATCAACTCTGTCAGGACGAATTGACCTTGCCAAGCTTGCAGTTAGAACTCGCCTCTCTTCCCCGCCGGGATGTGGCCCCAACCATCACCCTAGCCGCACAAGCCACCCCCATTGGCCTGGGAGCCGTGAGTTTAGCCATTGCTGCCACGATCTTCTTTTTTGTCCCTGTTCCCGCTCCCCGCCAAGAATCCCCCATTACACCAGCACCCTCTCCTGCTCCCACGGCTCCCCCTAGTCCCTAATTGATGCTCTTGAGTAAATTTTCCCAATCTCCGGCGTTCTCCCATCCCCTGAAAATTTGCCTGGGCTTTTCCCAAGGGATGATTCCCACCCCAACTGAAGTCCAGCAAGTCCAGGCCCTCTTGAATCAAGGTACGTTTTGGGCCCAAGGGCGAGATTTGGCTGAGTTAACAACGGCTCTTTTGGCCAGCGATGTTGTGGTCACGGCCTGGGATGGGGGAAAATTGATTGGCATGGCCCGGGCGCTGTCGGATCGGGTTTATCGAGCCACGATTTGGGATGTTGTCGTCTTGCCAGATTATCGAGGCCTGGGCCTGGGGAAACAGTTAGTCAAAACCTTGTTAGAGAGTCCAGAACTAAAAAATGTGGAGCGAGTTTATTTAATGACGACCCATCACCAGGCCTTTTATGAACGCTTTGGCTTTCAAATCAATGCCACAACTACAATGGTAATGGTTCTGACGCAACCACCCCCAAGCCATCATCCCGCCTAGATTCTCGTGAGTCCACCCATTGATACCCTGACTGATTTATGACAATTGCTGCCGAACTTAGCCCCAGGATCCAAAAACTGGGAATTCCCCAAATTAGTCGCCACTTGTTTTTATGTGCGGATCAGAGTAAACCGCTCTGTTGTGATCAAGAACTGGGTTTACAGGCCTGGGATTATCTGAAACAGCGATTAAAAGAATTAGGCCTGGATCAATCCTCAGAGCTACGGGATAGCTGCATTTTTCGGACTAAAGCTAACTGTTTGCGAGTTTGTCAACAGGGGCCGATTCTCCTGGTTTATCCAGATGGGGTTTGGTATCACTCGGCAACTCCAGAGGTAATCGAAAGAATTATCCAAGAGCATCTTCTAGCTGGGCAAGTTGTTCATGACTATTTGTTAGTGACCCATCCCCTATGAGACCTGATTAACCATGTCGTTTTTGATGCCATTTCCAGGCGTGGGCAATAATATCTTCCAGGCCTGGATATTTTGGATTCCAACCTAGTAACTTCCGGGCTTTTTCGGCACTACCAACTAACAGTGGCGGATCTCCCTCGCGACGGTCACATTCGATGGCTTTAATGGATTTACCTGTGACTTTTTCAGCAGTTTCAATGACTTCTTTCACTGAAAACCCGTTGCCATTGCCTAAATTAAACACATCACTTTGGTTATGCTCTAAAAGATACTGCAACCCGAGAACATGGGCTTCGGCTAAGTCATTCACATGAATATAATCCCGAATACAAGTGCCATCAGGGGTGTCGTAATCGGTGCCAAAAATTGAGATGGCCTCCCGTTTACCTAAGGCGGTTTGCAGCACCAAAGGAATTAAATGGGTCTCTGGGTTATGGTCTTCCCCTAACTCCCCACTGGGATCGGCTCCGGCAGCATTAAAATAACGAAAAATAATCGATTTCAACCCATAGGCCTGGTCAAAGTCCGCTA
This genomic interval carries:
- a CDS encoding DUF4335 domain-containing protein, whose protein sequence is MLNQRHYSLPNCVITLEGMSSQAGNSLLLDLVTSCQIQIIGESEPLKGGREFLEALIAAINPVIQTWLSGVKPLKHWFQLPDQNQVTKIHVQAQTPDAHSFLILIPKQLLVPTITDTTTTDTPAPETKDFLELKLSTVQMFDLVEALDQLCQDELTLPSLQLELASLPRRDVAPTITLAAQATPIGLGAVSLAIAATIFFFVPVPAPRQESPITPAPSPAPTAPPSP
- a CDS encoding GNAT family N-acetyltransferase, whose product is MLLSKFSQSPAFSHPLKICLGFSQGMIPTPTEVQQVQALLNQGTFWAQGRDLAELTTALLASDVVVTAWDGGKLIGMARALSDRVYRATIWDVVVLPDYRGLGLGKQLVKTLLESPELKNVERVYLMTTHHQAFYERFGFQINATTTMVMVLTQPPPSHHPA
- a CDS encoding ABC transporter ATP-binding protein; its protein translation is MATFRDLLSYYRHYQWVAIFSIAATSGFELLDLLVPYAIGQILNVLSQQPLDPPIQALMQWLSGITGWPVNQSLALGVLVGMIFIATIARAPIQPWLGVWYHWWISLRVRRDASYQALVKILSLPLEFYDEHNPGRIAARVAKGLSNHTWTYPEVAGQLIPKLVRVLGIVFALAWLEWPVALGIFLSFLFVLAFTVRTLHYLMGREAVLDAYIENTESRTSEIITNIKTVKAFATENRELLRQARRLDRERTLVIERIHRGYVWLLTWQSSVIQFCLFTVLGFSLINTIGGRISLGHFITIYTLASMAYAELSPISTLMEVFARRYASMVRFHELMDLPSGADASDPQAPEFITPLKFTGKVHFAALSFGYDPQRPVLKDINLVIPACSTVALVGRSGSGKSTLIKLLFRYFEPQSGRILMDGQDIRDLDVRAYRQRLGIVHQEVDVFNGTILENLTYANPNASPEAVAAACEMAQVDAFIDHLPNGYGTMVGERGVRLSGGQRQRLGIARALLADPDVLVFDEATSSLDYESEQEIQRALQRIAGTRTMLIIAHRLSTVRDADQIIVLDQGTIQEVGSHAELLIRDGIYAHLDRIQAGRPDGFNLL
- the galE gene encoding UDP-glucose 4-epimerase GalE — translated: MKDKLTVLVSGGAGYIGVHTVNLLANAGYDVIILDNLVYGHQDLVDQVLKTKLIIGDCNDRAFLDQIFASDAIDAVIHFAAYAYVGESVTDPAKYYRNNVAGTLTLLEEMVKAGVKNLVFSSTCATYGVPQAIPIPETHPQAPINPYGKSKLMVEQMLADFDQAYGLKSIIFRYFNAAGADPSGELGEDHNPETHLIPLVLQTALGKREAISIFGTDYDTPDGTCIRDYIHVNDLAEAHVLGLQYLLEHNQSDVFNLGNGNGFSVKEVIETAEKVTGKSIKAIECDRREGDPPLLVGSAEKARKLLGWNPKYPGLEDIIAHAWKWHQKRHG
- a CDS encoding murein hydrolase activator EnvC family protein; translation: MLKWVNSKRIRGHWLAWGLGLGLGLTLMLAWVGSAGWATGTKAPPSTTQLQQWQETIKQYQVGVSQKKEELERIETAARQRLQALQTSIQLTDDQIATAEANIATAVAQLEDLEAQQKQAAAKYQAQFDLTAVRLRFLQQQRSQNTWAFLLDSGSLNQFLTRRQRLKQLYQADQRQLITLKAEQDKIQRQQQLITAKQQQIAYLKRQLEVQKNTLTTQAKSQDQMVNKLSQDRQILENAEAQLDQDAETLTLLIQQRLGYVTPQPGPITGTGRLSYPIRAPITSTFGWRIHPILGTQRFHNGLDFGAPTGTPIQAAERGRVIYAGWYGGYGNAVIVDHGNGATTLYAHASRLVVAEGDVVQRGQVLALVGSTGLSTGPHLHFEVRINGEPQDPSYYL
- a CDS encoding (2Fe-2S) ferredoxin domain-containing protein → MTIAAELSPRIQKLGIPQISRHLFLCADQSKPLCCDQELGLQAWDYLKQRLKELGLDQSSELRDSCIFRTKANCLRVCQQGPILLVYPDGVWYHSATPEVIERIIQEHLLAGQVVHDYLLVTHPL
- a CDS encoding DUF3038 domain-containing protein; the encoded protein is METQNPTTALPPPLESSPIPLLAKLPNPPGLASCPRRARWQLDLMLMALESLDLTAAEAMLQIVKDLNLTVMIPNRVVFWLLRSTNPFRNLAQRLPMPLDEGKVLAMIVCDLARRQTANLRHLVFVIPQIEQQNLDYAAYAPLAEYLDRFRRNFRKRMNLNRSSLLIYRDTAKLDELAIKLLPQLLFCTGTAGLERLWFSLFDGEIEA